Proteins encoded in a region of the Fibrobacterota bacterium genome:
- a CDS encoding class I SAM-dependent methyltransferase yields the protein MPSDFTIAGTCFPMQERAMLLSGTRVRYATVPYTPGILDQVTVLLGLRERTWPYWLEDWPATWALASLLAGENPDAWPGPVLDLGCGSGIMGAWLRARFGIEAFSCDFNSDACRLAARNVAANAPAIGDEIRAADREVPARGRVFCADMRAFPMRTRFGLVLAGEMLYAKENQAPILAFLSEHLEEGGRCLLADKGRSAAEGFDAAARAAGFTVALREAEAEGRSARVFELRLGSA from the coding sequence ATGCCTTCCGATTTTACCATAGCCGGGACCTGTTTTCCGATGCAAGAACGGGCCATGCTGCTGTCGGGAACCCGCGTTCGCTACGCTACCGTGCCCTACACGCCCGGGATCCTGGACCAGGTAACGGTACTGTTGGGGCTGCGGGAACGGACTTGGCCGTATTGGCTGGAGGATTGGCCGGCCACCTGGGCTTTGGCGTCCCTCCTGGCGGGGGAAAATCCGGACGCATGGCCCGGGCCGGTATTGGACCTGGGATGCGGAAGCGGAATCATGGGGGCCTGGTTGCGGGCGCGCTTCGGCATCGAAGCTTTCAGCTGCGATTTCAATTCGGATGCCTGCCGCCTGGCCGCCCGTAACGTGGCCGCCAATGCCCCCGCGATCGGGGACGAGATCCGGGCCGCGGACCGCGAAGTCCCCGCGCGCGGACGCGTCTTCTGCGCAGATATGCGGGCCTTTCCCATGCGCACGCGATTCGGCTTGGTGCTGGCCGGCGAAATGCTGTATGCCAAGGAAAACCAAGCTCCCATCCTGGCCTTCCTTTCGGAGCATCTCGAGGAGGGCGGACGTTGCCTGTTGGCCGATAAGGGCCGATCCGCCGCGGAAGGCTTCGATGCCGCCGCCCGCGCGGCCGGATTCACCGTGGCCCTGCGGGAAGCGGAGGCCGAAGGCAGAAGCGCGCGGGTCTTCGAGTTGCGCCTTGGCTCCGCTTAA
- a CDS encoding glycosyltransferase family 2 protein, with protein MNLRAASGILIPAYDAAASLSATLVSVLGKTDPGRIAVIDDGSKDGTAEVAEKSGVVCLRHAANRGKGSALMTGLSWARERGWEWAVTLDADGQHAASDLDAFWNAPVAPDTGIVVGRRGIRGTRMPWHRRFSNTVTTRMISRLARRPVYDAQCGFRMYRLAAVEAMGLPREGRFEWESQALVLCGRRGFSIMPVDIATVYTDNGSHMRLFRDTLRFLKMYFRLAALPEAAWTR; from the coding sequence ATGAATCTGCGCGCCGCTTCCGGCATTCTCATCCCGGCTTACGATGCGGCCGCCTCCTTAAGCGCCACTCTCGTTTCCGTGCTGGGCAAAACCGATCCGGGACGCATCGCAGTGATCGACGATGGCTCCAAGGACGGGACCGCGGAAGTCGCGGAAAAGTCCGGAGTCGTTTGCCTGCGGCATGCGGCCAATCGAGGCAAGGGTTCGGCGCTCATGACCGGATTATCCTGGGCGCGGGAACGCGGTTGGGAATGGGCCGTGACCCTGGATGCCGACGGGCAGCATGCGGCCTCGGATCTGGATGCCTTCTGGAACGCTCCCGTCGCGCCGGACACCGGCATCGTGGTGGGCCGCCGCGGCATCCGCGGCACGCGCATGCCCTGGCACCGGCGTTTCAGCAATACCGTCACCACGCGCATGATCTCGCGCTTGGCCCGCCGCCCCGTCTACGATGCCCAATGCGGGTTCCGCATGTATCGCCTGGCGGCCGTGGAGGCCATGGGCCTGCCGCGGGAAGGACGTTTCGAATGGGAGTCGCAGGCCTTGGTCCTGTGCGGCCGGCGGGGATTCTCCATCATGCCGGTGGATATCGCGACCGTATACACGGATAATGGTTCGCATATGCGATTGTTCCGCGATACCCTTCGCTTCCTGAAGATGTATTTCCGCCTGGCCGCCCTTCCGGAAGCCGCATGGACGCGGTAA
- a CDS encoding protein-L-isoaspartate(D-aspartate) O-methyltransferase produces MDAVTTARRLLIESVWQKQGIHNDELKAIMMSVPRHLFVDSALAAKAYQDISLPIAAEQTISQPSMVAIMTNALAPRKGEKILEIGTGSGYQTAILAHYTPRLYTVERHAVLSKRAQALLEQLGFRNVIYKTGDGSLGWESWAPFDRIIVTAGAPVVPGKLRQQLAKGGRLIIPTGGREAQSLLCVDRIGDDFRETDLGDCRFVPLLGKEGWDK; encoded by the coding sequence ATGGACGCGGTAACCACCGCCCGCCGCCTGCTGATCGAATCGGTATGGCAGAAGCAGGGCATCCACAACGACGAACTCAAGGCCATCATGATGTCGGTGCCCCGGCATCTCTTCGTGGACTCGGCCCTGGCGGCCAAGGCCTACCAGGATATTTCCCTTCCCATCGCCGCAGAACAAACCATCTCGCAGCCTTCCATGGTCGCCATCATGACCAACGCCTTGGCCCCGCGCAAGGGAGAGAAAATACTCGAGATCGGGACCGGCTCGGGCTACCAAACCGCCATCCTCGCCCACTATACGCCGCGCCTATACACGGTGGAACGCCATGCGGTCCTGTCCAAGCGGGCCCAGGCCCTCTTGGAGCAGCTAGGCTTCCGCAACGTCATCTATAAGACCGGCGACGGGAGCCTGGGCTGGGAAAGCTGGGCGCCGTTCGACCGCATCATCGTGACCGCCGGGGCCCCCGTGGTTCCGGGAAAGCTCAGGCAGCAATTGGCGAAAGGCGGCCGGCTCATCATCCCTACGGGCGGGCGCGAAGCGCAAAGCCTGCTTTGCGTGGATCGCATCGGCGACGATTTCCGCGAGACGGACTTGGGCGACTGCCGCTTCGTGCCTTTGCTCGGCAAAGAGGGCTGGGACAAGTAG